Proteins encoded within one genomic window of Xylophilus sp. GOD-11R:
- a CDS encoding efflux RND transporter permease subunit, producing the protein MNLSRLFILRPVATSLLMVAVLISGLLAWRMLPLSALPEVDYPTIQVTTLYPGASPDVMTSSVTAPLERQFGQMPGLTQMSSTSSGGASVITLRFALDIGLDVAEQQVQAAINAGGNLLPSDLPMPPIYSKVNPADAPVLTLAITSPSLPVIRVHDLVENRIAPRLSQVAGVGLVGIAGGRRPAVRIRANPAALAAAGLTLEDVRTTIAAANVKQAKGSFDGPARASTIDANDQLQSAAEYQSLILAFRNGNPIRLRDIADIVDEAENTRLAAWAGVSGSGMPAAGPPQVGQPLRGEGMRSGVILNIQRQPGANVIETVDRINALLPQLRSTLPASLDVQVLNDRTTTIRASVFDTQMELLLAVVLVVAVIFVFLRSARATLIPALAVPLSLIGTLGVMYLAGFSINNLTLMALTISTGFVVDDAIVMIENIARYVEDGMAPMQAALEGSRQIGFTIISLTISLIAVLIPLLFMGDVVGRLFHEFAITLAVSILISAVVSLTLTPMLSARLLRHETQEQHGRVFRAVGRFFERTIAGYGRLLDRVLDHGALTLLVFAGTLALTVALYFAVPKGFFPVQDTGAIQATTEAAQSVSFAAMSERQQALADKVLADPAVQSVSSFIGVDGANATLNTGRLLIALKPKAERGSVTEVLARLSDLTRDTPGIRLYPQPVQDLTIEDRVARTQYQFLLSSPDTTELRGVTNRLLERMRTLPELTDVSSDLQEQGLQAYVEIDRAEASRLGVTVAAIDTALYNAFGQRLISTIFTQSNQYRVVLEVGPQFSVGPEALATMYVPGATAAAPVPLSTVARITERPNALAVNHVGQLPAATISFNAAPGVSLGQAVEAIKREQRALALPLSVETSFQGAALAFQSSLSNTLLLILAAIVTMYIVLGVLYESTIHPVTILSTLPSAGLGALLALLAARLDLDIIAIIGIVLLIGIVKKNAIMMIDFALDAEREEGLSPREAIRQACLLRFRPILMTTLAALLGALPLMLGTGVGSELRHPLGVTMVGGLIVSQLLTLFTTPVIYLGFETLARRWRKAPGGAAAAGGVDGV; encoded by the coding sequence ATGAACCTGTCCCGCCTCTTCATCCTGCGGCCGGTCGCGACATCGCTGCTGATGGTGGCGGTGCTCATCTCCGGCCTGCTGGCCTGGCGCATGCTGCCGTTGTCGGCGCTGCCCGAAGTCGACTACCCGACCATCCAGGTCACCACGCTTTATCCCGGCGCCAGCCCGGACGTGATGACGTCTTCGGTCACCGCGCCGCTGGAGCGCCAGTTCGGCCAGATGCCCGGACTGACGCAGATGTCGTCCACCAGTTCGGGCGGAGCCTCGGTCATCACCCTGCGCTTCGCACTCGACATCGGCCTGGACGTTGCCGAGCAGCAGGTGCAGGCGGCGATCAACGCCGGCGGCAACCTGCTGCCGAGCGACCTGCCGATGCCGCCGATCTACAGCAAGGTGAACCCCGCCGACGCACCGGTGCTCACGCTCGCGATCACCTCGCCCTCGCTGCCCGTGATCCGGGTGCACGACCTGGTCGAAAACCGCATCGCGCCGCGCCTGTCGCAGGTGGCCGGCGTCGGCCTGGTGGGCATCGCCGGCGGCCGACGGCCGGCGGTGCGCATCCGCGCCAACCCGGCCGCACTGGCGGCTGCCGGCCTGACGCTGGAAGACGTGCGCACGACCATCGCCGCGGCCAACGTCAAGCAGGCCAAGGGCAGCTTCGACGGCCCGGCACGCGCCTCGACCATCGACGCCAACGACCAGCTGCAGTCGGCCGCCGAATACCAGTCGCTGATCCTGGCGTTTCGCAACGGCAACCCGATCCGGCTGCGCGACATCGCCGACATCGTCGACGAAGCCGAGAACACGCGGCTGGCGGCCTGGGCGGGGGTGTCGGGCAGCGGCATGCCCGCCGCCGGGCCGCCCCAAGTCGGGCAGCCTCTTCGGGGGGAAGGAATGCGGTCTGGGGTGATCCTCAACATCCAGCGCCAGCCGGGCGCGAATGTGATCGAGACCGTCGACCGCATCAACGCCCTGCTGCCGCAGCTGCGGTCCACCCTGCCGGCCTCGCTCGACGTGCAGGTGCTCAACGACCGCACCACCACCATTCGCGCCTCGGTGTTCGACACCCAGATGGAGCTGCTGCTGGCCGTCGTGCTGGTGGTGGCGGTGATCTTCGTGTTCCTGCGCAGCGCGCGTGCCACGCTGATTCCCGCGCTGGCGGTGCCGCTGTCGCTCATCGGCACGCTGGGCGTGATGTACCTGGCGGGCTTCTCCATCAACAACCTCACGCTGATGGCGCTCACCATCTCCACCGGCTTCGTGGTGGACGACGCCATCGTGATGATCGAGAACATCGCGCGCTACGTCGAAGACGGCATGGCGCCGATGCAGGCCGCGCTGGAAGGCAGCCGGCAGATCGGCTTCACCATCATCTCGCTGACCATCTCGCTGATCGCGGTGCTGATCCCGCTGCTGTTCATGGGCGACGTGGTGGGACGGCTGTTCCATGAATTCGCGATCACGCTGGCGGTGTCGATCCTGATCTCGGCGGTGGTCTCGCTGACGCTCACGCCCATGCTCAGCGCGCGCCTGCTGCGCCATGAAACGCAAGAGCAACACGGCCGTGTCTTCCGCGCGGTCGGCCGTTTCTTCGAGCGCACCATCGCCGGCTACGGGCGTCTGCTCGACCGGGTGCTCGACCACGGCGCGCTGACCCTGCTGGTGTTCGCCGGCACGCTGGCGCTGACGGTGGCGCTGTACTTCGCCGTGCCCAAGGGCTTTTTCCCGGTGCAGGACACCGGCGCCATCCAGGCCACGACCGAGGCGGCGCAGTCGGTATCGTTCGCGGCGATGTCCGAGCGCCAGCAGGCGCTGGCCGACAAGGTGCTGGCCGATCCGGCGGTGCAGAGCGTGTCGTCCTTCATCGGCGTGGACGGCGCCAACGCCACGCTCAACACCGGCCGCCTGCTGATCGCGCTCAAGCCCAAGGCCGAGCGCGGCAGCGTGACCGAGGTGCTGGCGCGCCTGTCCGATCTGACGCGCGACACGCCCGGCATCCGGCTCTACCCGCAGCCGGTGCAGGACCTCACCATCGAAGACCGCGTGGCCCGCACGCAGTACCAGTTCCTGCTGTCCTCGCCCGACACCACCGAGCTGCGCGGTGTCACCAACCGGCTGCTGGAGCGCATGCGCACGCTGCCCGAGCTCACCGACGTTTCGAGCGATCTGCAGGAGCAGGGATTGCAGGCCTACGTGGAGATCGACCGTGCCGAGGCCAGCCGGCTCGGCGTGACGGTGGCGGCGATCGACACCGCGCTCTACAACGCCTTCGGCCAGCGGCTGATCTCGACCATCTTCACCCAGTCCAACCAGTACCGCGTGGTGCTGGAGGTGGGGCCGCAGTTCAGCGTCGGCCCCGAGGCGCTGGCGACGATGTACGTGCCCGGTGCAACGGCGGCTGCGCCGGTGCCGCTGTCGACCGTCGCGCGGATCACCGAGCGGCCGAATGCGCTGGCGGTGAACCACGTCGGGCAGCTGCCGGCCGCGACTATCTCGTTCAATGCCGCGCCCGGCGTGTCGCTGGGGCAGGCGGTGGAGGCGATCAAGCGGGAGCAGCGCGCGCTCGCGTTGCCGCTGAGCGTGGAGACCAGTTTCCAGGGCGCGGCGCTGGCGTTTCAGTCGTCGCTGTCCAACACGCTGCTGCTGATTCTGGCGGCCATCGTCACGATGTACATCGTGCTGGGGGTGCTGTATGAGAGCACCATCCACCCGGTGACGATTCTCTCGACCCTGCCTTCTGCCGGCTTGGGCGCGCTGCTGGCCCTGCTGGCCGCGCGGCTGGATCTGGACATCATCGCGATCATCGGCATCGTGCTGTTGATCGGCATCGTGAAGAAGAACGCGATCATGATGATCGACTTCGCGCTCGATGCGGAACGGGAGGAGGGGCTCTCGCCCCGGGAGGCGATACGGCAGGCTTGTCTGCTGCGGTTTCGGCCTATTTTGATGACGACTCTTGCCGCGTTGCTCGGGGCGCTGCCTCTCATGCTGGGAACCGGCGTCGGGTCGGAGTTGCGGCATCCGCTGGGGGTGACGATGGTGGGGGGTCTGATCGTCAGTCAGCTATTGACGCTGTTCACCACGCCGGTGATTTATCTGGGGTTCGAGACTTTGGCTCGAAGGTGGAGGAAGGCGCCTGGCGGTGCGGCTGCTGCCGGAGGCGTCGATGGCGTTTGA
- a CDS encoding MdtA/MuxA family multidrug efflux RND transporter periplasmic adaptor subunit — translation MPMPDAPDRTSSAAPRRTRRASRILLIIAVVALLAGGGRWWWQQRQTATEPVPGAVPGPGMAQGPGGIGGPGARRFVGNQAQPVSVAVAQRRDVRVLLQAIGTVTAQNTAIVRPKVDGELRAIRFREGDVVKAGALLAEIDPRSYQAALAQVEGGLARDQAQLKNAQVDLQRYQELQAQDSIAKQQVDTQAALVRQLQGTVQVDQAQVDAARLSLSYTKVTAPIAGRLGLRQADLGNVVRAADTTGIVTITQTQPINVLFSIPEAALPKVAGKVRAGQALAVEAWDRDRRNKLATGQVSFIDNAIDTTTGTIKLKAVFANTDGALFPNQFTNVVLQTDTLPGALAVPTAAIQRGSQGTYVYAVAEDGTVAVRKVTVGPVENDWSSVQGELQAGDRVVTDGADRLRDGAQVQVIAANAAAAVDAQAPRPRGMDRMSPEMREKMKAMSPEERRAFMQKLREQRGGAAGPGQGASPAAGAASAPGAAGAASAPAAPSAPTGPQGAAAR, via the coding sequence ATGCCGATGCCCGACGCGCCCGATCGCACCTCTTCCGCCGCGCCCCGCCGCACCCGCCGCGCTTCCCGAATCCTGCTGATCATCGCCGTCGTCGCCCTGCTGGCCGGCGGCGGCCGGTGGTGGTGGCAGCAGCGGCAGACCGCGACCGAGCCGGTGCCGGGCGCAGTGCCCGGGCCCGGCATGGCGCAAGGCCCGGGCGGCATCGGCGGCCCGGGTGCGCGGCGCTTCGTGGGCAACCAGGCGCAGCCGGTGTCGGTGGCGGTGGCGCAGCGCCGCGACGTGCGGGTGCTGCTGCAGGCCATCGGCACGGTGACCGCGCAGAACACGGCCATCGTGCGCCCCAAGGTCGACGGCGAATTGCGCGCCATCCGTTTTCGCGAGGGCGACGTGGTGAAGGCCGGCGCCTTGCTCGCCGAGATCGATCCGCGCAGCTACCAGGCCGCGCTCGCCCAGGTCGAAGGCGGTCTGGCGCGCGACCAGGCGCAACTCAAGAATGCCCAGGTCGACCTGCAGCGCTACCAGGAACTGCAGGCGCAGGACTCCATCGCCAAGCAACAGGTCGACACCCAGGCCGCGCTGGTGCGGCAGCTGCAGGGGACCGTGCAGGTCGACCAGGCGCAGGTCGACGCCGCGCGGCTCAGCCTGTCCTACACCAAGGTCACCGCGCCCATCGCCGGTCGGCTGGGCCTGCGCCAGGCCGACTTGGGCAACGTGGTGCGCGCGGCCGACACCACCGGCATCGTCACCATCACACAGACGCAGCCGATCAACGTGCTGTTCTCCATTCCCGAGGCGGCCCTGCCCAAGGTCGCGGGCAAGGTGCGCGCTGGCCAGGCGCTGGCCGTGGAAGCCTGGGACCGCGACCGCCGCAACAAGCTCGCCACCGGCCAGGTGAGCTTCATCGACAACGCCATCGACACGACCACCGGCACCATCAAGCTCAAGGCGGTGTTCGCCAATACGGACGGTGCGCTGTTCCCCAACCAGTTCACCAACGTCGTGCTGCAGACCGACACGCTGCCGGGCGCGCTCGCCGTGCCCACGGCGGCGATCCAGCGCGGTAGCCAGGGCACCTACGTCTACGCGGTTGCCGAGGACGGCACGGTGGCGGTGCGCAAGGTCACCGTGGGGCCCGTGGAAAACGACTGGAGCAGCGTGCAGGGCGAACTGCAGGCCGGTGACCGCGTGGTCACCGACGGTGCCGATCGCCTGCGCGACGGCGCCCAGGTGCAGGTGATCGCGGCCAACGCGGCGGCAGCGGTCGATGCGCAGGCGCCGCGCCCGCGCGGCATGGACCGCATGTCGCCGGAGATGCGCGAGAAGATGAAGGCAATGTCGCCCGAGGAGCGGCGCGCCTTCATGCAGAAGCTGCGTGAGCAGCGCGGCGGTGCGGCAGGGCCGGGACAGGGCGCATCGCCAGCGGCGGGTGCGGCGAGTGCGCCCGGCGCGGCCGGTGCGGCTTCGGCGCCGGCAGCCCCGTCTGCGCCGACCGGGCCGCAGGGCGCTGCAGCGCGCTGA